The following are from one region of the Paraglaciecola sp. L1A13 genome:
- the ribF gene encoding bifunctional riboflavin kinase/FAD synthetase yields the protein MELVRGLHNLRDKHRGCVLTIGKFDGVHLGHQAVLSQVVVKARELGLPATVMVFEPQPEELFTPDDAPARLSLLRDKYVQLKALGVDRLLCLRFDKRFASFTAEQFVEQLLVGDLGVKFLVVGDDFRFGKGRVGDFSMLQKEGQKCGFSVVSTHSFRFEDFRVSSTEVRTALSDDNFELAEKMLGRPFTISGKVLHGDKKGRTIGFPTANLLLKRCNAPINGVFAVQVDIAGTMYDGVANIGTRPTVNGQRSQLEVHIFHFAGNLYGHFISVAIKAKLRNEVKFDSFEQLKQQIQRDAEQAKQLLGVN from the coding sequence GTGGAATTAGTCCGTGGTTTACATAATCTTCGTGACAAGCACCGAGGATGTGTACTGACAATTGGTAAGTTCGACGGTGTTCATCTTGGTCATCAAGCTGTGCTGAGTCAGGTCGTTGTTAAGGCTCGAGAGCTTGGCCTTCCGGCTACTGTCATGGTGTTTGAACCACAACCTGAAGAGCTATTTACCCCTGACGATGCGCCGGCTCGCCTAAGTCTGCTACGTGACAAGTATGTACAGCTGAAAGCGTTGGGTGTTGATCGGCTTCTATGCTTAAGGTTTGATAAGCGTTTTGCCTCTTTTACCGCTGAACAATTCGTAGAGCAGTTATTGGTTGGCGATTTAGGTGTAAAGTTTTTAGTGGTAGGAGACGACTTTCGTTTTGGAAAAGGCCGAGTAGGGGATTTTTCCATGCTACAAAAAGAAGGTCAAAAATGCGGTTTTAGTGTGGTGAGTACTCATAGTTTTCGTTTTGAAGATTTTCGAGTTAGTTCCACTGAAGTACGCACCGCGTTAAGTGACGATAACTTTGAATTAGCTGAAAAAATGCTGGGACGCCCGTTCACTATTTCAGGCAAGGTACTGCACGGGGATAAAAAAGGTCGCACAATTGGATTTCCCACAGCCAATCTATTGCTGAAACGCTGTAATGCCCCCATCAATGGTGTGTTTGCAGTGCAAGTTGACATAGCGGGTACAATGTATGATGGCGTGGCGAACATTGGTACGCGACCGACGGTTAATGGCCAGCGCTCTCAGTTAGAAGTGCATATATTCCATTTTGCTGGCAATCTTTATGGTCACTTTATTTCGGTGGCAATAAAAGCGAAATTACGCAACGAAGTGAAGTTCGATTCGTTCGAACAATTGAAGCAACAAATACAACGTGACGCTGAGCAAGCAAAGCAATTGCTTGGGGTTAACTGA
- the murJ gene encoding murein biosynthesis integral membrane protein MurJ encodes MSNRLLKSGLIVSCMTFLSRVLGLVRDVVVANLMGAGAAADVFFFANKIPNFLRRLFAEGAFAQAFIPVLTEVNNEGDKDAMKQFVAKVSGTLGVIVTVVTFFGVIGSPVVTALFGAGWFIEYLNDEPQGAKFELASLMLKITFPYLMFISLAGLTGAILNTMNQFAVSAFTPVLLNVAIISCAIFMADTFEEPGFALAWGVFIGGIVQFAFQLPFLYRAGLLVKPQWGWSDPKVTKVRKLMIPALFGVSVGQINLLFDTFIASFLVTGSISWLYYSDRLLEFPLGLFGIAIATVILPTLSRNHVTNDLKAFSANIDWALRIVCLLGIPAAAGLMILAEPMLIVLFKRGEFTALDATLASYSLIAYATGLLSFMLIKVLAPGFFSRQDTKTPVKYGIWCMGANMVFNLIFAIPFGYLGLAIATSLSATMNAGLLYSKLHRLGVYQVSPSTLFFLAKVSVSSLIMAAGLLYYRPAIANWLAWAPSMQMTQLAIMIAGAGGVFLVSALLLGIRPRQLLSKAI; translated from the coding sequence GTGTCGAATCGTTTATTGAAATCCGGATTAATCGTCAGTTGTATGACTTTTTTGTCACGCGTATTAGGTTTGGTTAGAGATGTAGTCGTTGCAAACCTTATGGGCGCCGGTGCGGCGGCCGATGTGTTTTTCTTCGCCAATAAAATCCCCAATTTTCTACGTCGCCTATTCGCAGAAGGAGCGTTTGCACAAGCTTTTATTCCGGTACTGACGGAAGTCAATAACGAAGGTGATAAAGACGCAATGAAGCAATTCGTTGCAAAGGTATCAGGCACACTTGGGGTCATTGTGACCGTAGTGACCTTTTTCGGCGTCATCGGCTCGCCTGTGGTCACCGCGCTTTTTGGTGCAGGTTGGTTTATCGAATATTTAAACGACGAACCCCAAGGTGCGAAGTTTGAACTTGCCTCGCTGATGTTAAAAATAACCTTTCCATATTTAATGTTTATTTCTCTCGCGGGTTTAACGGGAGCGATACTCAATACAATGAATCAATTTGCGGTATCGGCGTTCACGCCAGTGTTGTTGAATGTGGCGATTATCAGTTGTGCAATCTTCATGGCTGACACGTTTGAAGAGCCTGGATTCGCTCTCGCATGGGGGGTATTTATTGGTGGCATAGTGCAATTTGCTTTCCAGTTGCCCTTTTTATATCGCGCTGGTTTATTGGTTAAGCCACAATGGGGTTGGTCAGACCCTAAGGTGACTAAAGTGCGCAAGTTGATGATCCCGGCATTATTTGGGGTCTCAGTCGGTCAAATTAATTTATTATTTGACACCTTTATCGCTAGTTTTTTGGTGACCGGTTCTATTAGTTGGCTTTACTACTCAGACCGTTTACTAGAATTTCCCTTGGGATTATTCGGTATTGCTATTGCAACGGTAATACTGCCCACATTATCACGCAACCATGTCACCAATGATCTCAAGGCTTTCAGTGCCAACATCGACTGGGCATTGCGCATCGTGTGTTTACTGGGAATTCCGGCTGCAGCGGGTTTGATGATTTTAGCAGAGCCGATGTTGATTGTGCTTTTTAAGCGCGGGGAATTTACTGCATTGGATGCGACATTGGCTTCTTATAGTCTTATTGCTTACGCCACCGGTTTACTTAGTTTTATGCTGATTAAAGTGCTCGCACCTGGATTTTTCTCACGACAAGATACTAAAACCCCTGTTAAGTACGGCATTTGGTGTATGGGGGCAAATATGGTGTTTAACTTAATCTTCGCTATCCCTTTCGGTTATTTAGGCTTGGCCATCGCGACTAGCTTGTCTGCGACGATGAATGCAGGCTTACTTTATAGCAAGCTGCATCGTTTAGGAGTGTATCAGGTGTCGCCTAGTACTTTGTTTTTCTTAGCAAAAGTGAGCGTATCCTCACTTATCATGGCCGCTGGATTACTCTATTATCGTCCTGCTATTGCAAACTGGCTAGCATGGGCGCCGTCGATGCAAATGACGCAATTAGCTATTATGATCGCTGGGGCAGGGGGCGTCTTTTTAGTGAGTGCTTTATTGCTGGGTATTCGTCCTAGACAGCTGTTGTCAAAAGCAATTTAA
- the rpsT gene encoding 30S ribosomal protein S20, translating into MANIKSAKKRALQSERRRQHNASRRSMTRTSLKKVLAAIASGDKASAQAALAAATPLIDRMATKGLIHKNKAARHKSRLSAQIKALA; encoded by the coding sequence TTGGCTAACATTAAGTCTGCTAAGAAACGTGCACTACAATCAGAAAGACGCCGCCAGCACAACGCTAGCCGTCGTTCTATGACACGTACATCTTTGAAGAAAGTACTTGCTGCAATCGCTTCTGGCGACAAAGCATCTGCTCAAGCTGCACTAGCAGCTGCAACACCTCTAATTGACCGTATGGCAACTAAAGGTTTAATCCATAAAAATAAAGCTGCTCGTCATAAGAGCCGTTTGTCTGCACAGATTAAAGCCTTAGCTTAA
- a CDS encoding flavodoxin domain-containing protein: protein MSKVGIFVGSVYGNAQHVAEQVQELLTSKQLVSEIYDDPSVDDFKRCDSYIFVSSSTGQGDIPPNLEFFVSDLKDMFPLMDQKPFAVIGLGDSSYCDSYCGAGEQLQALLLELQGKPVADMLKIDACETLEPEKEALEWIESLVGEFA, encoded by the coding sequence ATGAGTAAAGTAGGTATTTTTGTTGGTTCGGTCTACGGTAACGCCCAACATGTGGCTGAGCAAGTGCAGGAGCTGCTCACCAGTAAGCAATTAGTTAGTGAGATTTATGACGACCCGAGCGTAGATGATTTTAAACGTTGCGATAGTTATATTTTTGTTTCTTCCTCGACGGGGCAGGGAGACATACCACCTAATTTGGAATTTTTTGTTTCTGATTTAAAAGATATGTTTCCGTTAATGGATCAAAAACCATTTGCCGTTATCGGGTTAGGAGACAGCAGTTATTGTGATTCATATTGCGGCGCAGGTGAGCAATTACAAGCCTTGTTACTTGAGTTACAGGGTAAGCCGGTTGCCGATATGTTGAAAATTGACGCTTGTGAAACCTTAGAGCCTGAAAAAGAAGCACTCGAATGGATTGAATCTCTGGTTGGCGAATTTGCCTAA
- the truC gene encoding tRNA pseudouridine(65) synthase TruC, whose amino-acid sequence MMLKILYQDDYVVAIHKPAGLLVHRSMIDRHETQFAMQMLRDQIGQHVFPVHRLDRPTSGVLIFALSSDVARLLGEQFAGHDIAKTYFAIVRGHIKEPGTIDYALKEKLDKIADKRAKQDKDAQEAQTEYVPLQHFELPFAVSRYPSARYTLVRLHPKTGRKHQLRRHMCHINHPILGDTTHGDGKHNKFVREQFEFNRLALTCQQMTIKHPISHEKLIIVNDFDPRMSTLMSQWGWQLPATEGLDLAFNNA is encoded by the coding sequence ATGATGTTGAAAATTCTGTACCAAGATGACTATGTGGTCGCTATACATAAACCTGCTGGTTTGTTGGTGCATCGAAGTATGATTGACCGCCATGAAACACAGTTTGCTATGCAAATGTTACGCGATCAAATCGGTCAGCACGTATTTCCGGTACATCGTTTGGATAGGCCTACTTCTGGCGTACTTATTTTTGCTTTATCGTCGGACGTGGCTCGATTACTCGGGGAGCAATTTGCTGGGCATGATATCGCTAAAACGTATTTCGCAATTGTTCGAGGGCATATCAAGGAGCCGGGAACTATTGATTACGCCCTCAAGGAAAAACTTGATAAAATAGCTGATAAACGCGCCAAGCAAGACAAAGACGCGCAAGAAGCACAAACGGAATACGTGCCATTGCAGCATTTTGAATTACCATTTGCCGTAAGTCGTTATCCATCAGCTCGCTACACGCTTGTTCGGCTGCATCCTAAAACAGGCCGCAAGCATCAACTGCGCAGGCACATGTGCCATATCAATCACCCCATACTAGGTGATACCACGCATGGTGACGGCAAACATAATAAATTTGTTCGTGAGCAATTTGAATTTAATCGTTTGGCGCTAACCTGCCAGCAGATGACTATTAAGCATCCAATTAGCCATGAAAAGTTGATAATAGTGAATGATTTTGACCCAAGGATGTCTACCCTTATGTCACAATGGGGTTGGCAGTTGCCGGCAACTGAAGGATTAGATTTAGCGTTTAATAATGCGTAA
- a CDS encoding YqcC family protein gives MYQSMPCSDPEVQIQRLLNRLESALKTTQHWSLTPPSLWAMQSDAPFACDRMDFAQWLQFIFIPKFTEMLKFQRPLPTSMALLPMAEEWYKGLQKSEPVRIHVLVVITQIDDLFSDKLL, from the coding sequence ATGTACCAAAGCATGCCATGTAGCGACCCAGAAGTCCAAATACAGCGCTTATTAAATCGTTTAGAATCGGCGCTAAAGACCACTCAACACTGGTCGTTAACGCCCCCTTCATTATGGGCGATGCAAAGCGATGCTCCCTTCGCCTGTGATCGAATGGATTTTGCGCAATGGCTACAGTTTATATTTATTCCCAAGTTCACTGAAATGCTCAAATTCCAGCGGCCTTTGCCAACCAGCATGGCTCTATTGCCTATGGCTGAAGAATGGTACAAAGGATTACAAAAAAGTGAACCTGTGCGTATTCATGTGCTTGTAGTCATAACACAAATTGACGATTTATTTAGTGATAAGCTTTTATGA
- a CDS encoding DUF3549 family protein yields the protein MNQISSISEFLLHAGTEYRVFDMGRTIRNIDSQTFLDIENASIAAPYPRQQHAWFGIIFYSRQLSREHYIWFVKLPLDEKGLVMTATRDHFLQIITDALGAQLERNKEAQGRLPENPYTFVPNQQQLADFNSISRTALNLPPSEYYSEALRYFTQPQMHNWQEVALQGIADLAASVRRKDAAQLIIDHLPTVAPQVQQALLSSLENHAIDKHLSQHLVNWAEQDFNNSLTVQWTLRALSQSVAKTVVQHFIQRVLDSEYGSNADIMLLIAARHWPLLSNEDTLRQYINQLAVIDTELCASLYSDLVQLPDIRSQMLAVIRWPDRSPALTQVIGHLFSGQQQ from the coding sequence ATGAATCAAATCAGCTCCATCAGTGAATTTCTTCTCCATGCGGGAACAGAATATCGGGTATTTGATATGGGCAGAACCATTCGTAATATCGATAGCCAAACGTTTTTAGATATCGAGAACGCCAGTATTGCGGCGCCTTACCCTCGTCAACAACACGCTTGGTTTGGCATTATTTTTTATAGCCGTCAATTAAGTCGCGAACATTACATTTGGTTCGTTAAGTTGCCCTTAGATGAAAAAGGCTTAGTGATGACGGCTACCCGAGATCACTTTTTACAGATAATTACCGATGCCCTCGGAGCCCAGTTAGAGCGTAACAAAGAAGCACAAGGGCGTTTGCCAGAGAATCCGTATACTTTTGTGCCCAATCAGCAACAATTAGCTGACTTCAACAGTATTAGTCGAACTGCCCTTAATTTACCTCCTAGTGAATATTATTCAGAGGCACTGCGTTATTTTACTCAGCCACAAATGCATAACTGGCAAGAAGTCGCTTTACAAGGCATTGCCGATCTAGCGGCCAGCGTACGCCGCAAAGATGCAGCCCAACTCATCATTGACCATTTGCCGACTGTGGCCCCTCAAGTACAACAAGCGCTATTGTCGTCACTAGAGAATCATGCCATTGACAAACATTTAAGCCAACATTTAGTCAATTGGGCCGAACAAGACTTTAATAACTCATTGACCGTGCAATGGACTTTACGCGCCCTGAGCCAAAGTGTGGCTAAAACGGTGGTTCAGCACTTCATTCAACGTGTGCTTGATTCAGAATACGGTTCAAATGCAGATATCATGTTGTTAATCGCAGCACGACACTGGCCGTTATTGAGCAACGAAGACACTCTTAGACAATACATCAATCAACTTGCTGTGATCGATACCGAATTATGTGCCAGTTTATATAGTGATTTGGTTCAACTACCGGATATACGCTCGCAAATGCTTGCTGTGATCCGCTGGCCGGATAGATCCCCTGCCTTAACGCAAGTAATCGGACATCTATTCAGTGGGCAGCAGCAATGA
- a CDS encoding DUF3301 domain-containing protein has protein sequence MNLFDLTLFFIILLVIFQFWRMRAITEKANQHLQQYCEKHGLQLISVARHKTRIGSYLGKLDWQSCFIFEFSGNGENSYQGTLTMAGQHILQVETPAYRAD, from the coding sequence ATGAATTTATTCGATTTAACACTATTTTTCATTATTCTATTAGTCATTTTTCAATTTTGGCGCATGCGTGCTATCACTGAAAAAGCTAACCAGCATTTACAACAATATTGCGAGAAACATGGTTTACAACTTATTAGTGTGGCACGGCACAAGACACGGATCGGCAGTTATCTTGGCAAGCTGGATTGGCAAAGCTGTTTTATTTTCGAGTTTTCGGGGAATGGAGAAAACAGTTATCAAGGCACACTAACCATGGCTGGTCAGCATATTTTGCAGGTAGAAACACCCGCTTACCGAGCCGATTAG
- a CDS encoding GNAT family N-acetyltransferase yields MPLSQTIVAPDMDNIKAVYLAADDLKIAASILYQAYHDDPLFMDIFQFNKEGYESRLRSAIREELNAFWQARQPMIGLFDDSRLLAVACLIGPDAEFGPSRFWHWRLKMLLTAGYFGTKQMVDKELKVREHIPAERYHMLSFIGVHPDYQHYGLGHILMNAIDSVMKEDAGSEGIGVYVTLPKCLSFFEDGRYKMLEALETGHITGHLMFCERQ; encoded by the coding sequence ATGCCATTATCTCAAACCATTGTCGCCCCTGATATGGATAACATAAAAGCGGTATATTTAGCCGCGGATGATTTAAAGATAGCCGCGTCCATTTTATATCAGGCTTATCATGACGATCCTTTGTTTATGGATATTTTTCAGTTTAACAAAGAAGGCTATGAATCACGCCTACGCTCGGCTATCCGAGAAGAGTTGAACGCTTTTTGGCAAGCAAGACAACCAATGATTGGTTTGTTTGATGATAGTCGCTTGCTGGCTGTTGCGTGTTTAATAGGGCCCGATGCCGAGTTTGGCCCTAGTCGCTTCTGGCATTGGCGGCTGAAAATGTTATTAACCGCTGGCTATTTTGGCACCAAGCAAATGGTTGATAAAGAACTCAAAGTGCGAGAGCACATCCCTGCTGAGCGTTATCACATGCTGTCTTTTATTGGGGTTCATCCTGATTATCAGCATTATGGGTTAGGGCATATATTGATGAATGCTATTGATAGCGTAATGAAAGAGGATGCCGGTAGTGAAGGGATTGGTGTTTATGTGACACTGCCTAAATGCCTATCTTTCTTTGAGGATGGTCGATATAAGATGCTTGAAGCGCTAGAAACTGGGCATATCACAGGTCATTTAATGTTTTGTGAGCGTCAATAG
- a CDS encoding DUF2789 family protein has translation MENYHTTMSDLFEQLGLGGQERDIVAFIDEHKGLRQGVHIEDAEFWTKSQAEFIRNALLEDAEWAELIDQLNTRIR, from the coding sequence ATGGAAAATTATCACACAACAATGAGCGACCTTTTCGAACAACTGGGTCTGGGTGGTCAAGAACGTGATATTGTAGCTTTCATTGACGAGCACAAGGGATTGCGCCAAGGCGTACATATAGAGGACGCAGAATTTTGGACAAAATCTCAAGCTGAATTTATTAGAAATGCATTACTAGAAGACGCAGAATGGGCAGAGTTGATCGATCAATTAAACACCCGAATTCGTTAA
- a CDS encoding DUF3192 domain-containing protein, with amino-acid sequence MKPRLLVGALGLSLLLSGCVISVDGDGYDGYHSDWQKQEKDNRKEVAQLQPNLTAGQIMERMGIADFSELVKKGDDQFHVLYYRTQRKDDDGVTTKDECTPLVLKNDKLIGWGDSALSMLNQ; translated from the coding sequence AGATTACTTGTCGGTGCATTAGGGTTATCGTTGTTATTATCTGGATGTGTAATTTCAGTAGATGGGGACGGGTACGACGGCTATCACTCTGACTGGCAAAAACAAGAAAAAGACAACCGCAAAGAAGTCGCACAGCTTCAACCCAATTTGACGGCTGGGCAAATTATGGAGCGGATGGGCATTGCTGATTTTAGTGAGTTAGTGAAAAAAGGTGATGATCAATTTCATGTGTTGTATTACCGCACTCAGCGTAAAGACGATGATGGCGTAACGACTAAAGATGAATGTACGCCGTTAGTGTTGAAAAACGACAAGCTTATTGGTTGGGGAGATTCGGCTTTAAGTATGCTAAACCAGTAA